From Columba livia isolate bColLiv1 breed racing homer chromosome 7, bColLiv1.pat.W.v2, whole genome shotgun sequence, one genomic window encodes:
- the WDR75 gene encoding WD repeat-containing protein 75, whose product MVAPAALRVVRCGGGGRLCSARPVFSADAKYLLCASGDFVKIYSLGTGETLRLMGGHADVVTGVQLNPRNHMQLYSSSLDGSIKLWDFMDGIPIKTFTVGCKLLALYALAGCEDSVFVIIPKSGERDTFQLVSVKLTKAAGQDIEAKDLSVVLDGVDASPKCTAFGREGEYVASVKDVNLQVYFFKRKQLNRFSVNTMKTKGGNHDFTCVVCHPTEDCIATGHADGKIRLWRNFHHKKEYTFSTLHWHHDIVLDLAFSVEGTSLLSGGVESVLVLWQNLSDRQKDFLPRLGSGIEYTSVSPDGTLCCTLHTDNRISIINSNLRFSRSIQGLIKSADVKTGLVVDPRTKALVLNGEPGHLQFYCLQSDQQLFSLDIVQRQYIHQAGLKQVDLVKVAFSAQGKWLATVEEREEVTDPELQLKLWFYDEETQSFKLNTRINMPHDDHITDMCFRDMDEMEDDSLILVTTGRDCVFKVWVMVEDTDPEAQQSVSWSCDFVGSYHNYQATNCCFSEDGSLLAVSFEGTATVWDSVTWDLKCTFCHPPGKIRNICFGRLTCSKYLIGATDHGFLCCWNLLSCALEWSAHLNILVLQPDPLSEHIAAVSWLSKESSLFVFKPNEPRPIYIQRNLCKEKIQLAAFVPRDEPETDGSEKYLWLRRSQLFFLTDTQELMTLSTKPLEERLTASSKQLAVEESLPVTPFSLLLGKHRRQQSQEDIDLGKLVIHNKQEQDSPAVKELLHTPAHVLPSASFLCPIFIKSLLISKENKSAEEVADEVEMESEKADDDSDEERDVTEMEQEDTSPSELLGEMTCKLSKYQEKELRKIRKMDYSWISAF is encoded by the exons ATGGTGGCGCCGGCGGCGCTCCGCGTGGTGCGATGCGGCGGTGGCGGCCGCCTCTGCAGTGCCCGGCCCGTCTTCTCCGCCGATGCCAA GTACCTGCTCTGCGCCTCCGGAGACTTCGTGAAGATATACAGCCTGGGCACCGGGGAGACGCTGAGGCTCATGGGCGGACATGCCGACGTGGTCACCGGCGTCCAGCTCAACCCGCGCAACCACATGCAG ctctaTTCTTCCTCTCTTGATGGCAGCATTAAGCTGTGGGACTTCATGGATGGGATTCCCATTAAA acatTCACTGTGGGATGCAAACTTCTGGCACTGTACGCGCTCGCTGGTTGTGAGGACTCCGTGTTTGTTATAATTCCCAAGAGTGGTGAAAGAG ATACATTCCAGCTGGTCTCGGTTAAGCTGACAAAAGCAGCAGGCCAAGATATAGAGGCCAAGGACTTGTCAGTGGTTTTGGATGGTGTGGATGCATCACCGAAGTGTACGGCATTTGGCAGAGAG GGTGAATATGTGGCATCAGTGAAGGATGTTAATCTCCAGGTGTATTTTTTCAAACGGAAACAGTTGAACAG GTTTTCTGTAAATACGATGAAGACCAAAGGTGGAAACCATGACTTCACTTGCGTGGTGTGCCATCCTACAGAGGATTGCATTGCAACTGGCCATGCTGATGGAAAGATCCGTCTCTG GAGGAATTTCCACCACAAGAAAGAGTATACGTTTTCCACACTGCACTGGCATCATGATATTGTCTTGGATCTAGCTTTTTCTGTGGAGG GAACCAGCTTGCTGAGCGGCGGAGTTGAATCTGTCCTAGTTCTGTGGCAAAACCTGTCAGACCGTCAGAAGGATTTCCTTCCTCGCCTGGGATCTGGGATTGAGTACACCTCTGTGTCACCTGATGGCACGCTCTGCTGTACCTTGCATACAGACAACA gaaTTTCAATCATCAACAGCAACCTAAGATTTTCCAGAAGTATTCAAGGGCTAATCAAAA GTGCAGATGTCAAGACTGGTCTAGTGGTTGATCCTAGAACCAAAGCTTTGGTGCTGAATGGAGAGCCCGGCCACTTGCAGTTCTATTGTCTCCAAAGTGACCAGCAGCTGTTCAGT CTGGATATTGTGCAACGACAATATATTCATCAGGCAGGTTTAAAACAAGTTGACTTGGTAAAAGTTGCATTTAGTGCCCAAGGCAAGTGGTTAGCAACAGTAGAAGAGCGAGAAGAAGTAACTGACCCTGAGTTACAGTTGAAGCTGTGGTTCTATGATGAAGAAACACAAAG CTTTAAGCTAAATACTAGAATAAATATGCCCCATGACGACCACATAACAGACATGTGCTTTCGCGACATGGATGAAATGGAAGATGATTCTCTGATACTGGTAACAACTGGCAGAGactgtgtttttaaagtctGGGTGATGGTAGAAGACACCGATCCAGAGG cacagcagagcgtgagctggagctgtgacTTTGTAGGCAGCTACCACAACTACCAGGCTACTAACTGCTGTTTCTCAGAAGACGGCTCGTTGCTTGCTGTTAGCTTTGAAGGAACCGCCACTGTTTGGGATTCAGTTACTTGGGATCTTAAGTGTACATTTTGCCATCCACCTGGAAAAATAAG GAACATCTGCTTTGGGAGACTAACATGTTCGAAGTACCTTATTGGTGCCACTGATCATGGCTTTCTGTGTTGCTGGAACCTGCTCAGTTGTGCAT TGGAATGGAGTGCCCACCTCAACATCTTAGTTCTGCAGCCAGATCCCCTCTCAGAACATATTGCTGCTGTCTCGTGGCTCTCAAAAGAGTCCAGCT TGTTTGTGTTTAAACCAAATGAACCACGGCCAATCTATATCCAGAGAAACCTTTGTAAAGAAAAGATCCAGCTTGCTGCCTTTGTTCCAAGAGATGAACCTGAAACAGATGGCTCAGAAAAATACCTTTGGCTAAGAAGATCCCAGCTATTTTTTCTTACGGATACACAA GAGCTAATGACACTTAGCACCAAGCCTCTAGAAGAAAGGCTTACAGCGTCAAGCAAACAG CTGGCAGTAGAAGAAAGTCTTCCCGTGACCCCATTTAGCTTGCTATTGGGAAAGCACAGACGTCAGCAGTCACAAGAGGATATAGACCTTGGAAAACTCGTCATTCATAATAAGCAAGAGCAAGATTCACCTGCTGTCAAAGAG CTTTTGCACACTCCAGCACATGTTTTGCCATCGgcttccttcctctgccctataTTTATTAAGTCATTGCTCATCTCCAAAGAGAACAAAAG TGCTGAAGAAGTTGCTGATGAAGTAGAAATGGAAAGTGAAAAAGCAGATGATGATTCAGATGAGGAAAGAGATGTTACTGAAATGGAACAAGAAGATACAAGTCCTTCAGAATTGTTAGGAGAGATGACATGTAAACTGTCTAAATACCAGGAAAAAGAGCTacgaaaaataagaaaaatggacTACAGCTGGATATCAGCTTTCTAA